Within Dehalococcoidia bacterium, the genomic segment CTCATGACTGCTCTCCGTTGTGAGTCTTGCCAGACCGCTATCAAGAGTGGCCAACTGTCCTCGGCGCTGAATTGCGGTCGCAAGTAACACGGCATCCGTTACCTGGCGATATCCTTGGATTCGTTCGAGAATGTCTTCCGGCACCTCACCCATTGAGATTTCCAGCGGCCAGAATAAATGCGATTCTTGCTGCTTGAGGTTCTGAAGCAATGCGACTGCTTCCTTGGGTGTTACAGTCTGGCGGACTACCGCAGGATTGGAGGATATCCGTACGAAGCCCGACTCGGTAATGGAGCAGGTCGCCCACCCGCTCGACCTTTGTCTAGAAAACCATGTATGCGCGGCGTCGTGATGAACGTGGTTGGGCCAGGCAAGGGCGATCAGAACGTTTACATCTAGCAATGCAATCATGGCCACTCGTCAAGTTCCCGGTAGACATCCTCGCTGGTGATGGGCTGGGCATCTTCAGGTACCTTGAATACCGGCATACCGTCCTCACGCACTGTTGTAGCATTCTTGAACCCGCGACGAGCCAGCTCTGAAACTGCGCTGCCGAGGCTTGTGCCTTCTCGCTCTGCCAACGCCCTTGCTACAGCTAGCACATCATCATCGATAGTAATTGTGGTTCTCATAAGTGCAGCATAGCATCATATCATCGCAACGTCAAGTTATTCGTGCACGGCAATGTTAGCCACTTGGAGCATAGGAAGTCTTGGTCGGATCATACTAGGGAGATTCGGAAACTAGAGCCCTTCGATGGCGGTTGGATACAGGGCAATCGCATCTTATTTGACATTAGCTTTGGCCAGGTGCTCTGCATGCCGGACTCTGATCGGTTCTGAGTGCCGGCGCGTCTCAAGTTAGCTTTGGATCCGATGCAGAAAATTTGGATGCGATTGCCCTGCGGTTGGATACGGTCAAACTTTCAATTCCCACCCCGTCTGTTAGAATGCGCGACACCGGATACCGGAATCTCGTGACATGAATTAGGGATAGTGAGAGGACGGACAGATGTCGAGAGCAAGAATTGGATTGTTGGCTGTAGTGATACTGGTTCTGTCCGTGCTGACGTTGGCCTGTTCAAGTTCGACGGAACCTGCACCTGCGCCCGTGCCCACTCCGGTGGACTTCGATGCGCTGATTCAGAGAACACTCGACGCCCAGCCCCAGGGCGTCACCGCTGACGAAATGGCAGCGGCTATGCAGCAGGCGATGGCCGGCCAGCAAGGCGTCACGCAGGCAGATGTAGCCGACGCGATCGCGCAGGCGATGGCTGGGCAGCAGGACGTAACGCCAGCGGACGTGGCCTCGGCTGTGCAGGGTGCGATGGCATCGCAGCCCGGGGTCACTGAGGCGCAGGTAGCCGATGCCATTGCCAAGGCGCTGGCCGCACAGCCCGGAGTCACCGAGGCGCAGATGGCGGACGCTATTACGAACGCCATGGCCATGCAATCAGGTGGAGTCACCGAGGCCCAGGTGTCTGATGCGATTTCCAAGGCGCTGGCAGCCCAGCCGTCGCAGCAGATGATGTCCCAGGCCGACATTGAGGCCGCGGTCGAGTCGGCGATGGCCAAAGCAGCGGCCGAGGCCGTCATGACCGTCGGCGCGATGGAGGAGACGGCAGAACCCGCAGCGGTCACCCTGCCAGAGCCGCAAGCCGCGGCCGGCACCGTTAAGATAGCGGCCGAGACTCTGGCTCCGGCGGTCGGAATCAACCGTCACGGCGCCAGCGACCTGTTCAACTATATGGGAGTGGCTGAGACGCTGTTCATGCCGACAGAAGAGGGCAACATCCAGGGCCCCATGTTGGCAAAGTCATTTGAAATCGCCTCCGATCTCTCCAAGGCTACCATCACGGTCCAGGACGGGGTCATGTTCCACAAGGGATATGGGGAGATGACAGCCCACGACATAGCCTGGAGCCTTAACGACGCGAACGCCGCAATAACGCCTGAGAGCATCCATGGACAGGCTGGCGACTTCAGGGTGCTGTTCACAGAGGCAACCGCGATTGACGACTCAACGTTCGACCTGCCTTTCGCGAATTTCGATCCGGCATGGGACGGGAACCGCACAAACATGTTCGGCTTCTCGTTCGGCGTTATCAGCAAGAACGCCTATGACGAGAACGGAGAGGACTGGTCAAGAGACAACGTCGTCATGACCGGCCCGTTCGAGATAACCGAGTGGGCGACCGAGGACTCGGGCTTATTGAGCGCGGTCCCGGACCACTGGCGCCAGACGGCGGCCGTGCAGACGATTCAGCTGGTTGCGCTTCCAGAGGCGGCAACTAGGCTGGCCTCGCTACTGACCGGTGAGGTGGACGTCGCCAAGCCTGATTTCAAGGACCTGAAGCGCCTCGTCGACGCCGGCTTCCGCACCGTCAGCGCGGGCGGCGGCCGCAAGGCGGGCATCTTCTGGGGTGGCAACTACTGGGAGACCCACGATCCGAGGACCGGCGAGCCGCTCGGCCCAATCGGGCTGTCCTACGATCCAGGCGTGCCATGGGCGGTGGTCGTCCCGGCCGTCGACCCAATGGACGTAGACAAGCGTATGGAAAAGGCTCGAATGGTCAGGTGGGCAATGTCCCTCGCCATTGACAGGGCACTCGTGAACGAGGCCCTCATGGACGGCCTCGCGTGGCCAGAGTACATGTGGTCGGCGTCGGTCATCCAGCCTGAGTGGCAGGACCGCTGGCTCATTCCGTACGATCCTAGCCGCGCCGAGCAGCTTCTCGACGAGGCCGGATATCCAAGAGGCGGCGACGGAGTCCGGTTCAATGCCGATATCTTCCGGTCCGCCACAAACGTCGACGCCATCTCCGACGCCGTAGCAGGCTTCTGGGACGAGGTTGGAATCCGAACCACAGTCGACAAGAGCGCATACTCGACCGTCAGGCCGTCGCTCGTCGCCAGGTCGTTTGTAAA encodes:
- a CDS encoding PIN domain-containing protein; amino-acid sequence: MALLDVNVLIALAWPNHVHHDAAHTWFSRQRSSGWATCSITESGFVRISSNPAVVRQTVTPKEAVALLQNLKQQESHLFWPLEISMGEVPEDILERIQGYRQVTDAVLLATAIQRRGQLATLDSGLARLTTESSHESVCIIPV
- a CDS encoding antitoxin, producing MRTTITIDDDVLAVARALAEREGTSLGSAVSELARRGFKNATTVREDGMPVFKVPEDAQPITSEDVYRELDEWP